A region from the Phyllopteryx taeniolatus isolate TA_2022b unplaced genomic scaffold, UOR_Ptae_1.2 contig_24, whole genome shotgun sequence genome encodes:
- the dhcr7 gene encoding 7-dehydrocholesterol reductase, whose product MDGSTEVTRRRVQNEGRGRSDKMAEPVQWGRAWEVDWFSLLSVVALLCFAPFVVFFFVMACEQYRCSVTQPLLELFGGEVTLPSIWARVPSVTRSAAKIYAAWVTFQVVLYMCVPDILHKVLPGYVGGVQDGARTPAGLVNKYEINGLQCWLITHVLWLANARYFLWFSPTVIFDNWIPLMWCANTLGYTVATFAFVKAYLFPTNAQDCKFTGNIFYNYMMGIEFNPRVGKWFDFKLFFNGRPGIVAWTLINLSYMAKQRELYGHVSNSMVLVNVLQALYVLDFFWNETWYLKTIDICHDHFGWYLGWGDCVWLPYLYTLQGLYLVYHPVHLSTAHALAVLLLGLAGYYIFRATNHQKDLFRRTEGACAIWGRPPSYIECSYRSADGGAHRSKLLTSGFWGVARHFNYTGDLMGSLAYCAACGFGHLLPYFYIVYMSVLLVHRCVRDEHRCGSKYGADWKRYTDAVPHRLVPGIF is encoded by the exons ATGGACGGTTCCACGGAAGTCACCAGGAGGCGAGTGCAAAATGAGGGCCGCGGCAGGTCGGACAAGATGGCAGAGCCTGTGCAGTGGGGGAGAGCCTG GGAGGTGGACTGGTTCTCTCTGCTGAGCGTGGTGGCTCTGCTGTGCTTCGCGCCGttcgtcgtcttcttcttcgtgATGGCCTGCGAGCAGTACCGGTGCTCGGTCACGCAGCCCCTCCTGGAGCTCTTCGGCGGCGAGGTCACCCTGCCCTCCATCTGGGCCCGGGTCCCCTCCGTCACCCGGTCAGCCGCCAAGATCTACGCCGCGTGGGTCACCTTCCAG GTGGTGTTGTACATGTGCGTGCCCGACATCCTGCACAAAGTGCTCCCCGGTTACGTCGGGGGCGTTCAGGACGGCGCTCGAACCCCCGCAG GCCTAGTCAACAAGTACGAGATCAACGGGCTGCAGTGCTGGCTCATCACGCACGTGCTATGGCTGGCCAACGCCCGCTACTTCCTGTGGTTCTCGCCCACCGTCATCTTCGACAACTGGATCCCACTTATGTGGTGCGCCAACACGCTGGGCTACACCGTGGCCACCTTCGCTTTCGTCAAGGCCTATTTGTTCCCCACCAACGCGCAGGACTG TAAGTTTACGGGCAACATCTTTTACAACTACATGATGGGCATCGAATTCAACCCGCGTGTGGGCAAGTGGTTCGACTTCAAGCTGTTCTTCAACGGGCGCCCGGGCATCGTGGCCTGGACGCTCATCAACCTTTCGTACATGGCCAAGCAACGAGAGCTCTACGGCCACGTCAGCAACTCCATGGTGCTGGTTAACGTCCTGCAG GCCCTCTACGTGTTGGATTTCTTCTGGAACGAGACGTGGTACCTGAAGACCATCGACATCTGCCACGACCACTTTGGCTGGTACCTGGGCTGGGGGGACTGCGTGTGGCTGCCCTACCTCTACACGCTACAG GGTCTGTACCTGGTGTACCACCCGGTGCATCTGTCCACGGCTCACGCCCTGGCCGTGCTGCTGCTGGGCCTGGCGGGCTACTACATCTTCCGCGCCACCAACCACCAGAAGGACCTGTTCCGCCGCACCGAGGGCGCCTGCGCCATCTGGGGCCGGCCCCCTTCCTACATCGAGTGCTCGTACCGCTCCGCCGACGGCGGCGCGCACCGCAGCAAGCTGCTGACGTCGGGCTTCTGGGGCGTGGCGCGCCACTTCAACTACACGGGCGACCTGATGGGCTCGCTGGCGTACTGTGCCGCCTGCGGATTCGGCCATCTGCTGCCGTACTTCTACATAGTCTACATGAGCGTCCTGCTGGTGCACCGATGCGTGCGAGACGAGCACCGATGTGGAAGCAAGTACGGCGCCGACTGGAAGCGCTACACGGATGCTGTGCCGCACCGACTCGTCCCCGGAATCTTCTAA